A section of the Streptomyces sp. NBC_00178 genome encodes:
- a CDS encoding DUF309 domain-containing protein: MEESRRDRDEEGRARNARPRDGLGRPLPYGAEGVERQPEGVVRSPGETVREAQRLLDSGMPFHAHEVFEDAWKSGPDAERELWRGLAQMAVGLTHAARGNAAGGARLLRRGAGAVEAFRGADPHGIGVAGLTRWARDLADRVDPAPDRSGQESGAGRAVDAAAEAPWLRRGDRPGG, translated from the coding sequence GTGGAAGAATCGCGCAGGGACCGTGACGAGGAAGGACGGGCGCGCAACGCGCGCCCCCGGGACGGGCTGGGGCGCCCCCTCCCGTACGGCGCCGAGGGCGTGGAGCGGCAGCCGGAAGGCGTGGTGCGCTCCCCCGGCGAGACGGTGCGCGAGGCGCAGCGGCTGCTGGACTCGGGGATGCCCTTCCATGCCCACGAGGTCTTCGAGGACGCCTGGAAGTCGGGGCCGGACGCGGAGCGCGAGCTGTGGCGGGGCCTCGCTCAGATGGCGGTGGGTCTCACGCATGCCGCCCGGGGCAACGCGGCGGGCGGGGCACGGCTGTTGAGGCGCGGGGCGGGGGCCGTCGAGGCGTTCCGGGGGGCCGATCCGCACGGGATCGGGGTGGCCGGGCTGACCCGCTGGGCCCGGGATCTGGCGGACCGGGTGGACCCCGCCCCGGACCGGTCCGGGCAGGAGAGCGGGGCTGGGCGGGCCGTGGACGCGGCGGCGGAGGCTCCCTGGTTGCGGCGTGGGGACCGGCCCGGGGGGTGA
- a CDS encoding amino acid permease, with product MSISASTPSSTAPGPQKDEEARLRELGYQPVLARRMGGFGNFAISFSVISILSGCMTLYGFGMSAGGPSVMLWGWAGVGLFVLCVGMALAEVTSAYPTSGALYYMADRLGGRKWGWYTGWLNLLGLLGAIAGIDYGAALFTGALLNLQWGFDPTPGSTMVIFLCILLLHAVLNLFGVRLVSLLNSISVWWHLGGVAVIVGVLAVVPSHHQSPSFVFTEFVNGTGWENPVYVAAIGLLLAQYTFCGYDASAHLSEETSNASVTAAKGIVRAIWVSWVAGFVLLAGLTFAIQDYAGTQNSATGVPPAQILIDALGTAGATAMLLIVIAAQLFCGNAEVAAASRMVFAFSRDNALPGSALWRRVSARTQTPVPAVWLSVAVAALLAVPSLYSATAYGAVTAINVIGITPAYAIPIFLKLRAGDRFERGPWHLGRWSKPIGWIAVAWVAVVTVLFLLPQSSPVTIDSMNYASIALVAVLVLATVWWFVARRTYSTPVAYGNAREQAEIAEGIV from the coding sequence ATGTCCATATCCGCCTCGACCCCGTCGAGCACGGCGCCCGGCCCCCAGAAGGACGAGGAGGCCCGGCTGCGCGAACTCGGCTACCAGCCGGTGCTGGCGCGCCGCATGGGCGGCTTCGGCAACTTCGCGATCAGCTTCTCCGTGATCTCGATCCTCTCCGGCTGCATGACGCTGTACGGCTTCGGAATGTCGGCCGGCGGCCCGTCCGTGATGCTCTGGGGCTGGGCCGGCGTCGGCCTGTTCGTGCTCTGCGTGGGCATGGCGCTCGCAGAGGTCACCAGCGCCTACCCGACGTCGGGCGCCCTGTACTACATGGCCGACCGGCTGGGCGGCCGTAAGTGGGGCTGGTACACGGGGTGGCTCAATCTGCTGGGCCTGCTGGGAGCCATCGCCGGAATCGACTACGGCGCGGCCCTGTTCACCGGGGCGCTGCTGAATCTGCAGTGGGGCTTCGACCCCACACCCGGGTCGACGATGGTGATCTTCCTGTGCATCCTGCTGCTGCACGCCGTCCTGAACCTGTTCGGCGTGCGCCTGGTCAGCCTGCTGAACTCGATCAGCGTCTGGTGGCACCTGGGCGGTGTCGCCGTCATCGTGGGCGTGCTGGCGGTCGTGCCCTCGCACCACCAGTCCCCGTCGTTCGTCTTCACCGAGTTCGTGAACGGCACGGGATGGGAGAACCCCGTCTACGTGGCCGCGATCGGCCTGCTGCTGGCCCAGTACACCTTCTGCGGCTACGACGCCTCGGCCCACCTCTCCGAGGAGACGTCGAACGCCTCGGTCACCGCGGCGAAGGGAATCGTCCGGGCCATCTGGGTGTCGTGGGTCGCCGGGTTCGTGCTGCTGGCCGGACTGACCTTCGCCATCCAGGACTACGCGGGCACGCAGAACAGCGCCACGGGCGTGCCGCCGGCCCAGATCCTGATCGACGCCCTGGGGACGGCCGGTGCCACCGCGATGCTGCTGATCGTGATCGCGGCGCAGTTGTTCTGCGGCAACGCGGAGGTCGCCGCGGCGAGCCGGATGGTCTTCGCGTTCAGCCGCGACAACGCGCTGCCGGGATCCGCTCTGTGGCGCAGGGTGAGCGCGCGCACGCAGACGCCGGTGCCCGCGGTGTGGCTGTCCGTCGCCGTCGCCGCGCTGCTCGCGGTGCCGTCGCTGTACTCCGCGACGGCCTACGGGGCGGTCACTGCGATCAACGTCATCGGGATCACCCCGGCGTACGCCATCCCGATCTTCCTGAAGCTCCGGGCCGGGGACCGCTTCGAGCGCGGGCCGTGGCACCTCGGCCGCTGGTCGAAGCCGATCGGCTGGATCGCCGTGGCGTGGGTGGCGGTCGTGACCGTGCTGTTCCTGCTGCCGCAGTCCTCGCCGGTGACCATCGACTCGATGAACTACGCGTCCATCGCCCTGGTCGCCGTCCTGGTGCTGGCCACGGTCTGGTGGTTCGTCGCGCGCCGGACCTACAGCACCCCGGTCGCCTACGGCAACGCCCGTGAACAGGCCGAGATCGCCGAGGGCATCGTCTGA
- a CDS encoding FAD-dependent oxidoreductase codes for MTHTLTTAGPLPAQDPCDGYDVTVVGAGVVGAAIARELARYPLRIALVDAADDVGSGTSKANTAILHTGFDAVPGSLEARLVREGYALLADYAGETGIPLERVGALLVAWDGDQLATLPGLLDKAVRNGYHAARLIGADELRAREPRLGPGALGALEVPDESIICPWTTPLAYATQAVRAGVHLHLNCRVNSVDQGGDVHTLTTSRGPLRTRHVVNAAGLHADEIDRMLGNDVFTVTPRRGQLIVYDKLARDLVGHILLPVPGPGGKGVLVAPTVFGNVLLGPTAEELDDRTDTASTAEGLRLLREKGRRIVPRLVDEEVTAVYAGLRAATGQEDYRIQEYPALRYVAVGGIRSTGLTASLAIARHVVELLAATGLELTGPRDLPPLTMPGLGEASPRPYLSAALIAGDPAYGSIVCHCEQVTLGEIRDALASTIPPCSVDGLRRRTRARGGRCQGFHCGAAVRALVEEGTAANGDDEEAHR; via the coding sequence ATGACGCACACGCTCACCACCGCCGGGCCGCTGCCCGCGCAGGACCCGTGCGACGGCTACGACGTCACGGTCGTCGGGGCGGGCGTGGTCGGGGCTGCCATCGCCCGTGAACTGGCCCGGTATCCCCTGCGGATCGCTCTCGTCGACGCGGCCGACGACGTCGGCAGCGGCACGTCGAAGGCCAACACCGCGATCCTGCACACCGGTTTCGACGCCGTACCGGGCTCACTCGAAGCGCGCCTCGTGCGCGAGGGGTACGCCCTGCTCGCGGACTACGCGGGTGAGACCGGCATCCCGCTGGAACGCGTCGGCGCCCTCCTCGTCGCCTGGGACGGGGACCAGCTCGCCACGCTGCCCGGGCTGCTCGACAAGGCCGTCCGCAACGGATACCACGCGGCCCGTCTCATCGGAGCCGATGAGCTGCGGGCCCGCGAACCCCGGCTGGGCCCCGGGGCGCTCGGCGCGCTCGAGGTGCCGGACGAGAGCATCATCTGCCCCTGGACCACACCGCTCGCCTACGCCACCCAGGCGGTCCGGGCAGGCGTCCACCTGCACCTGAACTGCCGGGTGAACTCCGTGGACCAGGGCGGAGACGTCCACACCCTCACCACCTCGCGCGGTCCGCTGCGCACCCGCCACGTCGTCAACGCGGCCGGACTGCACGCCGACGAGATCGACCGGATGCTCGGCAACGACGTCTTCACCGTGACCCCTCGCAGGGGGCAGCTCATCGTCTACGACAAGCTCGCCCGGGACCTCGTCGGCCACATCCTCCTGCCGGTCCCCGGGCCGGGCGGCAAGGGTGTCCTGGTCGCACCCACCGTGTTCGGCAACGTCCTCCTCGGCCCGACCGCCGAGGAACTGGACGACAGGACGGACACCGCGTCCACCGCCGAAGGCCTGCGCCTCCTGCGCGAGAAGGGCCGCCGGATCGTGCCCCGACTCGTCGACGAGGAGGTCACCGCCGTGTACGCCGGACTGCGCGCGGCCACCGGCCAGGAGGACTACCGCATCCAGGAGTACCCCGCCCTGCGTTACGTCGCCGTGGGCGGAATCCGCTCCACCGGTCTCACCGCGTCCCTGGCGATCGCCCGGCACGTCGTGGAACTGCTCGCGGCCACCGGCCTGGAGCTCACCGGCCCCCGTGACCTGCCGCCGCTGACGATGCCCGGCCTCGGCGAGGCGTCGCCGCGTCCCTACCTGAGCGCCGCCCTGATCGCCGGGGACCCGGCGTACGGCAGCATCGTCTGCCACTGCGAACAGGTCACCCTCGGAGAGATCCGGGACGCGCTGGCGTCGACGATCCCGCCCTGCTCCGTGGACGGCCTGCGGCGGCGCACCCGGGCCCGGGGCGGCCGGTGCCAGGGATTCCACTGCGGTGCCGCGGTGCGGGCCCTCGTCGAGGAGGGCACGGCCGCGAACGGCGACGACGAGGAGGCTCACCGGTGA
- a CDS encoding DUF350 domain-containing protein, with translation MTDIINGLGRATAYGALGVVLLVLGILLIDALTPGKLGRQIWEERNRNASVLLSSALLGIGGIVFTSIWTTYEDFGKGLVSTAAFGLLGLVMMALAFLVVDLVTPGKLGATLVEREPHPAVWVTAACNLAVSAIVSASIA, from the coding sequence ATGACCGACATCATCAACGGCCTCGGCCGTGCCACCGCATACGGGGCCCTCGGCGTCGTACTGCTCGTACTCGGAATCCTGCTGATCGACGCCCTCACCCCGGGCAAGCTCGGCCGCCAGATATGGGAGGAGCGCAACCGCAACGCCTCCGTGCTCCTGAGTTCGGCGCTCCTCGGGATCGGCGGCATCGTGTTCACGTCGATCTGGACGACGTACGAGGACTTCGGCAAGGGTCTCGTCTCGACGGCGGCCTTCGGGTTGCTGGGGCTGGTCATGATGGCCCTCGCCTTCCTCGTCGTCGACCTCGTGACACCCGGGAAACTGGGGGCCACGCTGGTGGAGCGGGAACCGCACCCGGCGGTGTGGGTCACGGCGGCCTGCAACCTGGCGGTGTCCGCCATCGTGTCGGCGTCGATCGCCTGA
- a CDS encoding FGGY family carbohydrate kinase, producing the protein MTRPVLAIDQGTSGTKALVICPERGVIGSGSAPVRPRYGASGLVEAEPAELLGSVLDAGREAVARAGEPVAAVGLANQGETVLAWEPATGRTLTPAVVWQDRRSENVCGELAENATELKRITGLPLDPYFAAPKMAWIRREWTREGVVTTSDSWLVHELTGAFVTDAATAGRTQLLGLHDVAWSPAALEIFGLSGERLPAVVDCAGPVGTTTAFGDEIPLTGLIVDQQAALLAQNALEPGNAKCTYGTGAFLLAQTGGRPSAGSSGLVSCVAWRLGGRTDYCLDGQVYTAASAVRWLTDLGVISGAADLDPVGASVPGTGGVTFVPALAGLAAPWWRGDVRGSVTGLGLDTRAGHLVRALCEGIAAQVVALADAVESELGSPLTALRVDGGLTRSSLLMQTQADLLQRPVEVSALPDATALGAGVVARLGLDPRLSPHLATPRCEPSMVYEPEIGPDEAAERLARFRAAVESLLERA; encoded by the coding sequence TTGACACGACCGGTACTCGCCATCGACCAGGGAACGTCCGGAACGAAGGCGCTGGTGATCTGCCCCGAGCGGGGCGTGATCGGTTCCGGATCGGCCCCCGTACGCCCCCGCTACGGCGCGTCGGGCCTGGTGGAGGCCGAACCCGCAGAACTGCTCGGGTCGGTGCTGGACGCCGGCCGGGAGGCCGTCGCGCGGGCGGGCGAGCCCGTGGCGGCGGTCGGTCTGGCAAACCAGGGCGAGACCGTGCTCGCCTGGGAACCCGCGACGGGACGGACGCTCACTCCCGCCGTCGTCTGGCAGGACCGGCGGTCCGAGAACGTGTGCGGGGAACTGGCCGAAAACGCGACGGAGTTGAAACGGATCACCGGACTTCCCCTCGATCCGTACTTCGCCGCGCCCAAGATGGCCTGGATCCGCCGGGAGTGGACCCGGGAGGGGGTCGTGACCACCAGCGACTCCTGGCTGGTCCACGAGCTGACCGGCGCGTTCGTCACCGACGCCGCGACGGCCGGGCGCACCCAGCTCCTCGGCCTCCACGACGTCGCGTGGTCGCCGGCGGCCCTGGAGATCTTCGGCCTGTCCGGCGAACGGCTGCCCGCCGTCGTCGACTGCGCGGGCCCGGTGGGCACCACCACCGCGTTCGGCGACGAGATCCCCCTCACGGGCCTCATCGTCGACCAGCAGGCAGCCCTGCTGGCGCAGAACGCCCTGGAACCGGGGAACGCCAAGTGCACCTACGGCACCGGTGCCTTCCTGCTCGCCCAGACCGGCGGGCGCCCGAGCGCGGGCTCCTCGGGGCTGGTCAGCTGCGTCGCGTGGCGGCTCGGCGGACGAACGGACTACTGCCTCGACGGACAGGTCTACACGGCCGCCTCCGCCGTGCGCTGGCTCACCGATCTCGGGGTGATCTCCGGGGCCGCCGACCTGGACCCCGTGGGCGCCAGTGTCCCGGGCACCGGGGGAGTCACCTTCGTGCCGGCGCTCGCCGGTCTCGCCGCCCCCTGGTGGCGCGGTGACGTGCGGGGCTCCGTGACCGGCCTCGGCCTGGACACCAGGGCGGGCCACCTCGTCCGCGCCCTGTGCGAGGGCATCGCCGCGCAGGTCGTCGCCCTGGCCGACGCCGTCGAGTCCGAGCTCGGCTCGCCACTGACCGCGCTGCGGGTCGACGGCGGCCTGACCCGCTCCTCCCTGCTCATGCAGACCCAGGCCGACCTGCTCCAACGACCCGTCGAGGTATCGGCGTTGCCGGACGCCACCGCGCTCGGCGCGGGCGTCGTGGCCAGGCTCGGACTCGACCCCCGGCTGTCCCCGCACCTGGCGACACCCCGGTGCGAACCCTCCATGGTGTACGAACCGGAGATCGGCCCCGACGAGGCCGCGGAGCGCCTCGCGCGCTTCCGGGCCGCGGTGGAATCGCTGCTGGAGCGCGCATGA
- a CDS encoding FAD-dependent oxidoreductase, with product MTGSERNGRTARDVDVLIVGAGPAGLAAGAELAAAGVDRVEILEREQQAGGVPRHCHHGGFGAPTGLLARARALARRSADGGGGGMDGPAYARQHVTAALSAGAALRTGVTVTGWAGPRTVDTTGPAGLERITARAVVLATGARERPRSARLIPGTRPAGVYTTGELQQAVHLYGQRIGTRAVVVGDEPVGYAAAGTLRAAGVEVVAVVTDRRASRLRPHGRSPLLTGATVTGLRGRPRLSGVELRHEDGRTTTLSCDTVVLSGDFVPDHELARRGGLVLDPGTRGPAYDAAFRTSRPGVFAAGNVLHAVERAGFAAEEGRAVAVPVLHRLLGTEEPGGRGPSLVVEAPLRWIAPNTAGPDGARPPGDRFLLRAARPLTLPVLAVTQDGRELHRQRSLPSSGPGRSLHLAAGWLDRVDPHGPAVRIAVL from the coding sequence GTGACCGGAAGCGAACGGAACGGGCGGACCGCGCGCGACGTCGACGTCCTGATCGTCGGCGCCGGCCCCGCCGGCCTCGCGGCCGGCGCCGAACTCGCCGCAGCGGGCGTGGACCGGGTGGAGATCCTCGAACGCGAACAGCAGGCAGGCGGCGTCCCCCGCCACTGCCACCACGGCGGGTTCGGCGCGCCCACCGGCCTCCTCGCCCGCGCACGGGCCCTCGCGCGCCGATCCGCCGACGGCGGCGGCGGGGGAATGGACGGGCCCGCGTACGCCCGGCAGCACGTCACCGCGGCCCTGTCGGCCGGCGCCGCCCTGCGCACCGGCGTCACCGTCACCGGCTGGGCGGGCCCCCGGACCGTCGACACCACCGGGCCCGCCGGCCTGGAGAGGATCACCGCGCGGGCCGTCGTGCTCGCCACCGGCGCCCGCGAACGCCCGCGCAGCGCCCGGCTGATCCCCGGCACCCGGCCGGCCGGCGTCTACACCACCGGCGAACTCCAGCAGGCCGTCCACCTCTACGGGCAGCGCATCGGCACACGGGCCGTCGTCGTCGGCGACGAACCCGTCGGGTACGCGGCGGCCGGCACGCTGCGCGCCGCCGGCGTCGAGGTCGTGGCCGTCGTCACCGACCGGCGCGCGTCACGGCTGCGCCCGCACGGGCGCAGCCCGCTGCTCACCGGCGCGACCGTCACCGGCCTGCGGGGCCGGCCCCGGCTGTCCGGCGTCGAACTGCGCCACGAGGACGGCCGCACCACCACCCTGAGCTGCGACACCGTGGTCCTGAGCGGCGACTTCGTCCCGGACCACGAACTCGCCCGGCGGGGCGGCCTGGTCCTGGACCCCGGCACCCGCGGACCCGCGTACGACGCCGCGTTCCGCACCTCACGGCCGGGTGTCTTCGCGGCCGGGAACGTGCTCCACGCCGTCGAGCGGGCCGGGTTCGCCGCCGAGGAGGGCCGGGCCGTCGCCGTCCCCGTGCTCCACCGGCTGCTCGGCACCGAGGAACCCGGCGGGCGGGGGCCGTCCCTCGTCGTGGAAGCGCCCCTGCGGTGGATCGCACCGAACACGGCAGGGCCGGACGGGGCACGCCCACCGGGGGACAGGTTCCTGCTCCGGGCCGCCCGGCCGCTCACCCTGCCGGTGCTGGCCGTGACCCAGGACGGACGCGAACTCCACCGGCAGCGCTCGCTGCCGTCCTCCGGTCCGGGCCGGTCCCTGCACCTCGCGGCGGGCTGGCTCGACCGGGTCGATCCGCATGGTCCGGCGGTGCGGATCGCGGTGCTGTGA
- a CDS encoding sulfite exporter TauE/SafE family protein encodes MDTITLWQLAALAAASTLVGFSKTAVSGANTISLAVFAAVLPARESTGVLLPILIAGDTLAVLVYRRHAHWPTLLRLFPAVAVGVVAGTVFMMWADDAAVRTSIGAILILMAGVTVWRRRARPEDATEQDAAGPTRAGRLKARSYGVLGGFTTMVANAGGPVMSLYLLSAGFRKLGFLGTSAWFFLIVNTSKVPFSVGLGLIDAQSLLLDAALVLFVVPGAYLGRACVGRINQKLFDRIVIGATVLGGLQLLLV; translated from the coding sequence ATGGACACCATCACACTCTGGCAACTGGCCGCGCTCGCGGCGGCATCCACGCTCGTCGGCTTCTCCAAGACCGCCGTGAGCGGTGCCAACACGATCAGCCTCGCCGTCTTCGCCGCCGTGCTCCCGGCCCGCGAATCGACCGGCGTGCTGCTCCCGATCCTGATCGCCGGCGACACCCTCGCCGTGCTGGTCTACCGCCGTCATGCCCACTGGCCGACCCTGCTGCGGCTCTTCCCCGCCGTCGCCGTGGGAGTCGTGGCGGGCACCGTCTTCATGATGTGGGCCGACGACGCCGCCGTACGCACCTCGATCGGCGCGATCCTGATCCTCATGGCCGGCGTCACCGTGTGGCGACGGCGGGCACGCCCCGAGGACGCCACGGAGCAGGACGCGGCCGGGCCCACGCGTGCCGGGCGGCTCAAGGCCCGCTCGTACGGGGTGCTCGGAGGGTTCACCACCATGGTGGCCAACGCGGGCGGCCCCGTGATGTCCCTCTACCTGCTGTCCGCCGGCTTCCGGAAGCTGGGCTTCCTGGGCACGTCGGCCTGGTTCTTCCTCATCGTCAACACGTCCAAGGTGCCCTTCAGCGTCGGGCTCGGCCTCATCGACGCGCAGTCGCTCCTGCTCGACGCGGCCCTCGTGCTGTTCGTCGTCCCCGGCGCGTACCTCGGCCGCGCGTGCGTCGGCCGGATCAACCAGAAGCTCTTCGACCGGATCGTGATCGGGGCCACCGTCCTGGGCGGCCTCCAGCTGCTGCTCGTCTGA